A single region of the Branchiostoma lanceolatum isolate klBraLanc5 chromosome 1, klBraLanc5.hap2, whole genome shotgun sequence genome encodes:
- the LOC136440687 gene encoding N-lysine methyltransferase KMT5A-B-like, translated as MARGRSKKNKNVKGAESPQVRKTKGTETIMQGEGKTDSQAAITAFFPKSPENKANSSPRHITKELIDIAKATEDVVVTRRPGAEAEVTRLISTGLVTPETTPTKTKAKPEKVQMNQLKPKSLESGLVGDTTAAELGDGELLAAQSDEPDQTSSDTRETSTAVSAKGRGRKSSKKAASTSVSRPASARKRRDRKPVKSHHIDDYFVRRSARKSQAELKQEKEEWIEQQILANAEEGMEVVDIEGKGRGVVATRSFGRGDFVVEYAGDLIDTKMAKDREAKYAEDPSTGCYMYYFKYKNKTYCVDATAESGRLGRLINHSVKHKNLMTRSISAGGLPRLILLAARDIQVGEELQYDYGDRSKASLESHPWLAC; from the exons ATGGCCAGAG GAAGATCAAAGAAGAACAAGAATGTGAAGGGAGCCGAATCCCCGCAGGTTCGGAAGACGAAAGGAACG GAGACCATCATGCAGGGTGAAGGGAAGACAGACTCACAAGCAGCCATCACAGCCTTCTTCCCAAAGAGCCCAGAGAACAAGGCAAACTCAAGTCCACGACACATAACGAAGGAGTTGATTGACATCGCTAAGGCGACAGAAGATGTGGTTGTGACTAGGAGGCCGGGCGCCGAAGCTGAAG TTACCCGGCTGATTTCCACAGGTTTGGTGACCCCAGAAACCACACCCACTAAGACAAAGGCCAAACCGGAGAAAGTCCAGATGAATCAGTTGAAACCAAAGTCATTAGAAAGTGGCCTAGTAGGAGACACAACTGCTGCTGAACTTGGTGACGGGGAATTACTTGCAGCTCAGTCCGACGAGCCAGATCAAACATCATCTGACACCAGAGAAACGTCCACTGCTGTCTCAGCTAAAGGGAGAGGTAGAAAGAGCAGCAAGAAAGCTGCTTCCACCAGTGTCTCCAGGCCAGCATCTGCAAGGAAAag AAGAGACAGAAAACCAGTGAAGTCTCACCACATCGATGACTACTTTGTGAGAAGGAGTGCCAGAAAGTCCCAAGCAGAGTTGAAG caAGAGAAGGAGGAATGGATAGAACAGCAGATCTTGGCAAATGCAGAGGAAGGGATGGAA GTTGTGGATATAGAAGGCAAGGGAAGGGGGGTAGTGGCCACAAGGTCGTTTGGACGAGGCGACTTTGTGGTGGAATATGCCGGGGATCTGATCGACACAAAAATGGCCAAGGACAGAGAGGCTAAATATGCTGAGGACCCAAGCACAGgctgctacatgtactacttcAAGTACAAGAACAAGACATACTG TGTTGATGCCACAGCTGAGTCAGGTCGGCTGGGTCGCCTTATCAACCACAGTGTTAAACACAAGAACCTGATGACCAGGTCCATCTCCGCAGGGGGTCTGCCACGCCTTATCCTACTCGCAGCCAGGGACATTCAAGTCGGAGAGGAGCTGCAGTATGACTATGGGGACAGAAGTAAAGCATCACTAGAGTCACACCCCTGGTTAGCTTGTTAA